One window of the Rhizobiaceae bacterium genome contains the following:
- a CDS encoding sarcosine oxidase subunit delta produces the protein MQLFPCPFCGPRDEAEFHYGGEAGNARPDGVDAPADRWANYLHMRDNPKGATREIWVHLTCGEFFVMERDTVSHAVAGSAALDGAEHGA, from the coding sequence ATGCAGCTTTTCCCCTGTCCTTTCTGCGGCCCGCGCGACGAAGCCGAGTTTCACTATGGCGGCGAGGCCGGCAATGCGCGGCCTGACGGTGTCGACGCGCCGGCCGATCGCTGGGCGAACTATCTCCACATGCGCGACAATCCGAAGGGCGCGACGCGCGAGATCTGGGTCCATCTCACCTGCGGCGAGTTCTTCGTGATGGAACGTGACACGGTAAGCCATGCCGTCGCCGGTTCTGCGGCTCTTGACGGTGCGGAGCACGGGGCGTGA
- a CDS encoding sarcosine oxidase subunit beta family protein, producing MTKRYSALSLFKEGLAGQTGWEPAWRSPEPKSKYDAIIGGGGGHGLATAYYLAKNHGVTNVALLEKGWIGGGNTGRNTTVVRSNYFYPESAAIYGLAHTLYRGLSRDLNYNVMMSERGILTLAHSEAGMETAARSVNAIQINGIDCELFSREDVKRVVPIYNFAPDTRYPVFGGTWQASGGTARHDAVAWGYARAASRLGVDIIQNCEITDFIVEGGRCRGVITARGPIRAERTGMAVAGHSSVLAAKAGFRLPVNSYALQACVSEPVKPILDTVVISPDTGVYVSQSDKGEMVIGGALDRIPSYAQRGNLPVLEGVIAGMLDMFPIFGQLKMMRQWAGIVDVVPDSSPIIGESPLPGLFMNCGWGTGGFKAIPAGGTLLAHLLATGKHHDISRPFDLDRFITGRLIDEAAGSGIAH from the coding sequence ATGACAAAACGCTATTCGGCACTATCTCTGTTCAAGGAAGGGCTGGCCGGCCAGACCGGCTGGGAGCCGGCGTGGCGTTCGCCTGAGCCCAAGTCGAAATACGACGCCATCATCGGCGGCGGCGGCGGTCATGGTCTGGCCACGGCATACTACCTGGCGAAGAACCACGGCGTCACCAATGTCGCGCTGCTGGAAAAGGGCTGGATCGGCGGCGGCAACACCGGCCGCAACACGACCGTCGTGCGGTCCAACTACTTCTATCCCGAAAGCGCTGCGATCTACGGCCTTGCCCATACGCTCTACAGAGGGTTGTCCAGGGACCTGAATTATAACGTCATGATGTCGGAGCGCGGCATCCTCACCCTCGCGCACAGCGAGGCCGGAATGGAGACGGCGGCACGAAGCGTCAACGCCATCCAGATCAACGGCATCGACTGCGAGCTTTTCTCGCGCGAGGACGTGAAGCGCGTCGTGCCGATCTACAATTTCGCACCGGATACACGCTATCCGGTCTTCGGCGGGACGTGGCAAGCCAGCGGCGGCACAGCGCGGCACGACGCCGTCGCATGGGGTTATGCGCGCGCGGCAAGCCGGCTCGGCGTCGACATCATCCAGAATTGCGAGATCACGGATTTCATCGTGGAAGGCGGCCGCTGCCGTGGCGTCATAACCGCGCGCGGCCCCATCCGCGCCGAACGCACGGGCATGGCAGTGGCGGGACATTCCTCCGTGCTGGCGGCGAAGGCCGGCTTCCGCCTGCCGGTCAACTCCTACGCGCTGCAGGCATGCGTCTCCGAACCGGTGAAGCCGATCCTCGACACCGTGGTGATCTCGCCGGACACGGGCGTCTATGTCAGCCAGTCCGACAAGGGCGAGATGGTGATCGGCGGCGCGCTCGACCGCATCCCGTCCTATGCCCAGCGCGGCAATTTGCCGGTGCTGGAAGGCGTCATCGCCGGCATGCTCGACATGTTCCCGATCTTCGGACAGCTGAAGATGATGCGGCAATGGGCGGGCATCGTCGACGTGGTCCCCGACTCCTCGCCCATAATCGGCGAATCGCCGCTGCCGGGCCTGTTCATGAATTGCGGCTGGGGCACCGGCGGTTTCAAGGCCATCCCCGCAGGCGGCACGCTGCTCGCGCATCTGCTGGCGACGGGCAAGCATCACGACATCAGCCGGCCCTTCGATCTCGACCGGTTCATCACCGGGCGCCTGATCGACGAGGCCGCCGGCTCCGGCATCGCGCATTGA
- a CDS encoding bile acid:sodium symporter, which yields MLKKLPIDPYMLLLIATVALAAILPVSGRAATIVSQISYFAVALLFFLYGAKLKTQAVVAGMANWRLQTLIFVTTYGLFPLLGFGLAYLTGPWMPEDLVTGILFLAILPSTVQSSIALTAMANGNVPGAICAASLSNMLGVVLTPLLAALLLSTDSLELNAGSALWICVQLLLPFVAGQIARPVIEGWIGRNRMLTLVADRGSILLIVYSAFSAGMVAGIWSRLDAATLAVLVAADLALLIVVMLVIGRMSRLSGLSRADGVSFLFCGAQKSLASGVPIANILFVGHATGLIILPLMLYHQFQLFLSVAIAQRMAARDRARDDTAT from the coding sequence ATGCTGAAGAAGCTGCCCATCGACCCCTATATGCTGCTGCTCATCGCGACCGTCGCGCTGGCGGCGATCCTGCCTGTATCCGGACGGGCCGCGACGATCGTCTCGCAGATCAGCTATTTCGCAGTCGCGCTGCTCTTCTTCCTCTATGGCGCGAAGCTGAAGACGCAGGCGGTGGTTGCGGGCATGGCGAACTGGCGGCTCCAGACGCTGATTTTCGTCACGACCTATGGGCTGTTTCCGCTGCTCGGATTCGGGTTGGCGTATCTGACCGGGCCGTGGATGCCAGAAGACCTCGTCACCGGCATTCTCTTCCTCGCCATCCTGCCGTCCACCGTGCAATCGTCCATCGCGCTCACGGCCATGGCGAACGGCAATGTGCCCGGGGCGATCTGCGCCGCCTCCCTTTCCAACATGCTCGGCGTGGTGCTGACGCCGCTGCTCGCCGCATTGCTCCTGTCGACCGATTCCCTTGAGCTGAATGCCGGCTCCGCGCTCTGGATATGTGTCCAGCTCCTGTTGCCCTTTGTCGCCGGACAGATCGCCCGGCCGGTGATCGAAGGCTGGATCGGGCGCAACAGGATGCTGACGCTCGTCGCGGATCGCGGCTCGATACTGCTGATCGTTTATTCCGCCTTCAGCGCCGGAATGGTCGCCGGCATATGGAGCCGTCTCGATGCGGCCACTCTCGCGGTGCTCGTCGCCGCCGATCTGGCGCTGCTGATCGTCGTGATGCTGGTCATCGGCCGGATGAGCCGGCTTTCCGGCCTCTCGCGCGCCGACGGGGTGAGCTTCCTGTTCTGCGGCGCGCAGAAAAGCCTCGCCAGCGGCGTGCCGATCGCCAACATCCTTTTCGTCGGCCACGCGACCGGCCTGATTATCCTGCCGCTCATGCTCTATCACCAGTTCCAGCTGTTCCTTTCGGTCGCCATTGCGCAGCGCATGGCCGCCAGGGATCGGGCGCGGGACGATACGGCCACCTGA
- the dut gene encoding dUTP diphosphatase, translated as MTHAAPLIGIVRLPHNTDLTLPAYETAGAAGMDLRAAVPEDRPLLILPGRRALVPTGLVVEIPEGFEGQVRPRSGLALKHGITCLNTPGTIDSDYRGEVQVLLVNLGDEEFRVTRGMRIAQIIIAPVTRAALEERALAGATGRGAGGFGSTGAA; from the coding sequence ATGACACACGCCGCCCCGCTGATCGGAATCGTCCGCCTCCCGCACAATACGGATCTGACCCTGCCCGCCTACGAGACGGCGGGCGCGGCCGGCATGGATCTGCGCGCCGCAGTGCCGGAGGACCGCCCGCTGCTGATCCTGCCGGGCCGCCGCGCGCTCGTGCCGACCGGGCTGGTCGTGGAGATTCCCGAGGGTTTCGAGGGACAGGTCAGGCCCCGCTCCGGACTCGCGCTCAAGCATGGCATTACCTGCCTCAATACGCCCGGCACCATCGACAGCGACTATCGCGGCGAGGTTCAGGTGCTGCTCGTCAACCTTGGCGACGAGGAATTCCGCGTCACGCGCGGCATGCGCATCGCTCAGATCATAATCGCTCCGGTGACGCGTGCAGCGCTGGAGGAGCGTGCCCTCGCCGGGGCTACCGGGCGCGGCGCGGGCGGCTTCGGCTCCACCGGCGCCGCCTGA
- a CDS encoding HAD family phosphatase: MMRPSLVIFDCDGVLVDTEGLSNTRLSQWLTEAGYPIDYETCRRRFEGRSMMSVKSEIEEAGIDLGEDFVERWNLGLPDLFAAGVTEVPHVRSFIEELRTREIPYCVASSARVSKMHITLGATGLLPYFQHAMFSSTMVARGKPFPDLFLHAATTMGVPPAGCVVIEDSVAGTRAGRAADMAVYSYAGDPFAHRETLASAGGIVFDNMRDLSGIIGLA; the protein is encoded by the coding sequence CTGATGCGGCCCTCGCTCGTCATCTTCGACTGCGACGGCGTGCTGGTCGACACGGAAGGCCTCAGCAATACGCGCCTGTCGCAGTGGCTGACGGAAGCCGGCTATCCGATCGACTACGAAACCTGCCGCCGCCGTTTCGAGGGGCGCAGCATGATGTCGGTGAAGAGCGAGATCGAGGAGGCTGGCATCGACCTCGGAGAGGATTTCGTCGAGCGCTGGAATCTCGGCCTGCCGGATCTCTTCGCCGCCGGCGTCACCGAAGTGCCGCATGTGCGCAGCTTCATAGAGGAACTCCGGACGAGGGAAATCCCTTACTGCGTCGCCTCCTCGGCGCGCGTCTCCAAGATGCACATAACGCTCGGCGCGACGGGCCTGCTGCCCTATTTCCAGCACGCAATGTTCTCCTCCACCATGGTGGCGCGGGGCAAGCCGTTCCCGGACCTCTTCCTGCACGCCGCCACGACGATGGGTGTGCCGCCGGCTGGCTGCGTCGTCATCGAGGACAGCGTCGCTGGCACAAGGGCAGGTCGCGCGGCGGACATGGCCGTCTATTCCTATGCCGGCGATCCGTTCGCCCACCGGGAAACGCTGGCATCGGCAGGCGGCATCGTCTTCGACAACATGCGCGACCTGTCGGGAATCATCGGTCTGGCCTGA
- a CDS encoding isocitrate lyase/phosphoenolpyruvate mutase family protein, which produces MANGGLFRALHEGPGIFVMPNPWDIGSAKLIRSFGFKALATSSAGFAWTRGLQDGEVGFEDIIAHCKEMAAAVDIPVSGDLEKGKGDSPDSAAETVFAADAAGLAGCSIEDHTGDPASPIYDFGHAVERVAAAAEAARALSGDFVLTARAENFLWKRPDIDDTIRRLQAFEKAGADVLFAPGIPDIAMIRQICASVSKPVNVLAGGPNLTVAQLAEAGVKRISLGPRLSNAAFGAVERAAREILDKGTFTFNSEVMPSARVAALLGGERP; this is translated from the coding sequence ATGGCAAACGGCGGCTTGTTTCGCGCGCTGCACGAAGGCCCCGGCATCTTCGTCATGCCGAATCCCTGGGATATCGGTTCGGCGAAGCTGATCCGGAGCTTCGGTTTCAAGGCGCTGGCGACGTCGAGCGCCGGCTTCGCCTGGACGCGGGGTCTTCAGGACGGCGAAGTCGGCTTCGAGGACATAATCGCGCACTGCAAGGAAATGGCGGCGGCTGTCGACATCCCCGTCTCGGGCGATCTCGAGAAAGGCAAGGGCGACAGCCCGGACAGCGCTGCCGAGACGGTCTTCGCCGCCGACGCGGCGGGGCTCGCAGGGTGCTCGATCGAGGACCATACCGGCGATCCGGCCAGCCCCATCTATGATTTCGGCCATGCGGTGGAGCGTGTCGCTGCGGCGGCGGAAGCGGCGCGCGCCCTGTCCGGCGATTTCGTATTAACCGCCCGTGCCGAGAATTTTCTCTGGAAGCGGCCGGACATCGACGACACGATCCGCCGCCTTCAGGCCTTCGAAAAAGCCGGCGCGGATGTGCTGTTTGCGCCCGGCATCCCGGATATAGCCATGATCCGGCAGATTTGCGCGTCCGTGAGCAAGCCGGTCAATGTGCTGGCCGGCGGGCCGAATCTGACCGTGGCGCAACTCGCCGAGGCGGGCGTGAAGCGCATTTCGCTCGGCCCCCGCCTCAGCAATGCCGCTTTCGGCGCGGTGGAGCGGGCTGCGCGGGAAATCCTCGACAAGGGCACTTTCACCTTCAACAGCGAAGTGATGCCGTCGGCGCGGGTGGCCGCCCTCCTCGGAGGCGAACGGCCATGA
- a CDS encoding proline racemase family protein, which yields MKLSVIDMHTGGEPLRIVTDGYPPIPKGTILEKRAHVRDHLDHLRKMLIFEPRGHYDMYGALLVEPDLPGADLAVLFMHNEGYSTMCGHAVIALGRYAIDQGLVPAVEPVTTVNIECPCGMVAASVEVEDGKTGSVSFESVPSFLFARDLTLDLDHYGRIGFDISYGGAFYALADCRQFGLEFGRDRARDFVDAATALTEKVKQTYPPSHPDAADLGFLYGTILTDGGDGANGVATKNVCVFADAEVDRSPTGSGVTARLAAMHAKGEIGIDETRLFESIVGSRFTGSVARQTSLSDGRAAIVAQVGGRAHYSGKSEFWIEADDELGKGFLVR from the coding sequence ATGAAGCTCAGCGTCATCGACATGCATACGGGCGGCGAGCCGCTGCGCATCGTCACCGACGGCTACCCGCCGATCCCGAAAGGGACGATTCTGGAGAAGCGCGCTCATGTCCGCGACCATCTCGACCATCTCCGCAAGATGCTGATCTTCGAGCCGCGCGGCCATTACGACATGTACGGCGCGCTGCTGGTCGAGCCGGACCTGCCCGGCGCCGATCTCGCCGTGCTCTTCATGCACAATGAAGGCTATTCGACCATGTGCGGGCATGCGGTCATCGCGCTCGGCCGTTACGCCATCGATCAGGGCCTCGTGCCGGCGGTCGAGCCGGTCACGACCGTCAACATCGAATGCCCTTGCGGCATGGTCGCGGCATCGGTGGAGGTAGAGGACGGCAAGACCGGGTCCGTCTCTTTCGAAAGCGTGCCTTCCTTCCTGTTCGCGCGGGACCTGACGCTCGATCTGGACCACTACGGCCGGATCGGCTTTGATATTTCCTACGGCGGCGCCTTTTACGCGCTCGCCGACTGCCGGCAGTTCGGTCTCGAATTCGGCCGCGACCGTGCCCGCGATTTCGTCGATGCTGCGACGGCGCTGACGGAGAAGGTGAAGCAGACCTATCCGCCCTCCCATCCCGACGCGGCCGATCTCGGCTTCCTCTACGGCACGATCCTGACGGACGGCGGCGATGGCGCGAACGGCGTCGCCACGAAGAACGTGTGCGTCTTTGCCGATGCGGAGGTCGATCGTTCGCCCACCGGCTCCGGTGTCACCGCGCGGCTTGCCGCCATGCATGCGAAGGGCGAGATCGGCATTGACGAGACACGACTGTTCGAAAGCATCGTCGGGTCGCGCTTCACCGGCAGCGTCGCCCGGCAGACGAGCCTTTCGGACGGCCGCGCAGCCATCGTCGCGCAGGTCGGGGGCAGGGCGCATTATTCCGGCAAATCCGAATTCTGGATCGAGGCGGACGACGAACTCGGCAAGGGCTTTCTGGTGCGGTAG
- a CDS encoding LysE family translocator translates to MTLSGFLAYSGALAVAAAIPGPGITALVARALGSGFRSSLFMCFGLILGDLTYLTAVVLGLALVAQTFGTVFLVIKWLGVAYLAWLGWQFWTSGITAEKVEAKKARGGLISSFAAGYAVTIGNPKTMIFYLALTPTLVDLRTITPGDYAALVSLTVITLVIVLVPYLALAAKARWFLQTPRALKTLNRTAAAFMMGAAAAIAARQ, encoded by the coding sequence ATGACCCTCTCCGGTTTTCTGGCCTATAGCGGCGCTCTCGCGGTGGCAGCGGCGATTCCCGGCCCCGGCATTACCGCGCTCGTGGCGCGGGCGCTGGGTTCCGGCTTCCGTTCATCGCTTTTCATGTGCTTCGGCCTCATCCTTGGCGACCTCACCTATCTGACGGCCGTGGTGCTCGGGCTCGCGCTCGTGGCGCAGACTTTCGGCACGGTTTTCCTCGTCATCAAATGGCTGGGAGTGGCTTATCTCGCGTGGCTCGGCTGGCAATTCTGGACGAGCGGCATCACGGCGGAGAAGGTCGAGGCGAAGAAGGCCCGGGGTGGGCTGATCTCGAGCTTCGCGGCCGGCTATGCGGTGACCATAGGCAATCCGAAGACGATGATCTTCTATCTCGCGCTCACGCCGACGCTGGTTGACCTGCGTACGATAACGCCCGGCGATTACGCGGCGCTGGTTTCTCTCACCGTGATCACACTCGTCATCGTGCTTGTGCCCTATCTGGCTCTGGCAGCGAAGGCGCGCTGGTTCCTGCAGACGCCCCGCGCGCTGAAGACGCTCAACCGCACCGCCGCGGCCTTCATGATGGGCGCGGCCGCGGCAATCGCCGCCCGGCAATAG
- a CDS encoding TIGR02300 family protein, which translates to MAKPELGTKRIDPETGRKFYDLNKDPIVSPYTGKSYPRSYFESSSPTSIDEEDEVEEKEVDSEDAVETVSLEDADDEAKGGDDLPDLGDDDVDIGDDDDDVFIEDEEEEEDDVSGIIGVGDDDEEV; encoded by the coding sequence GTGGCTAAGCCCGAACTTGGTACAAAACGCATCGATCCGGAGACCGGCCGGAAATTCTACGATCTGAACAAGGACCCGATCGTGTCGCCCTATACGGGCAAGAGTTATCCGCGCAGCTATTTCGAGAGCAGTTCGCCCACGTCGATCGACGAAGAGGACGAGGTCGAGGAGAAGGAAGTCGACAGCGAAGACGCGGTCGAGACAGTGTCGCTCGAGGATGCGGACGACGAGGCGAAGGGCGGCGACGACCTGCCGGATCTGGGCGACGACGACGTGGACATCGGCGACGACGATGACGACGTCTTCATCGAGGACGAGGAAGAGGAAGAGGACGACGTTTCGGGCATCATCGGCGTCGGCGACGACGACGAGGAAGTCTGA
- a CDS encoding glutathione S-transferase family protein translates to MTVRLYYHPLASFCWKALIALYENETPFEPIPVDLGDEASRAAFLAVYPVGKFPVIEEGGRIVPGSSSVIEYLAAHHPGKVRLVPEDADAALDVRIWDRFYDSYLHEQMQKIVLDRLRPEDQTDPTGVAQAREQIRSSYAILDREMADREWAAGEWFSMADCAAAPALFYASKVEGIGPEHDNVTRYLDRLKARPSFARVLAEAEPYFKFFPARPGDN, encoded by the coding sequence ATGACGGTTCGCCTCTACTATCACCCGCTCGCCTCGTTCTGCTGGAAAGCGCTGATCGCGCTCTATGAGAACGAAACGCCGTTCGAGCCCATCCCCGTGGATCTCGGCGACGAGGCGTCCCGCGCGGCCTTCCTCGCCGTTTATCCGGTCGGAAAATTCCCCGTGATCGAGGAAGGCGGCCGGATCGTTCCGGGCTCATCGAGCGTGATCGAATATCTGGCGGCGCACCATCCCGGTAAGGTGCGGCTCGTCCCGGAAGACGCGGATGCAGCGCTGGATGTCCGCATCTGGGATCGCTTCTACGATTCCTATTTGCACGAGCAGATGCAGAAGATCGTGCTCGACCGGCTGCGGCCCGAAGACCAGACCGATCCGACGGGCGTGGCGCAGGCGCGCGAACAGATTCGCTCCTCCTATGCGATCCTGGATCGGGAAATGGCAGATAGGGAGTGGGCTGCCGGCGAGTGGTTCTCGATGGCCGACTGCGCCGCCGCCCCCGCCCTATTCTATGCCAGTAAGGTGGAAGGCATCGGCCCGGAGCACGACAATGTCACGCGTTATCTCGACCGGCTGAAGGCGCGTCCGTCCTTCGCTCGCGTGCTTGCCGAGGCAGAACCCTACTTCAAATTCTTCCCCGCCCGCCCCGGAGACAATTGA
- a CDS encoding helix-turn-helix transcriptional regulator, protein MDATHRSGCPINLSLEVFGDRWSLIVLRDIIFGGRRHFRELMRNQEGISSNILADRLKTLVEQGMLTKSDDPSHKQKAIYSLTEMSISTLPILASLGAWGRRWLPVSEELSIRARLMEEGGPALLDEFMDDLREEHLRATRTVPRDGPTVRQKLQAAYEAVVERQRAAAKGVAQHD, encoded by the coding sequence TTGGACGCTACGCACCGATCGGGATGTCCGATCAATCTTTCGCTGGAGGTCTTTGGCGATCGCTGGAGCCTGATCGTATTGCGCGACATCATCTTCGGGGGCAGGCGCCATTTCCGTGAATTGATGCGCAATCAGGAGGGGATTTCCTCCAACATCCTCGCCGACCGGCTGAAGACGCTGGTCGAACAGGGCATGCTGACGAAGTCCGACGATCCCTCTCACAAGCAGAAGGCCATCTACAGCCTGACGGAGATGTCGATCTCAACCCTGCCGATCCTGGCGAGCCTCGGGGCCTGGGGCCGGCGCTGGCTGCCCGTCAGCGAGGAACTGTCCATCCGCGCGCGACTGATGGAGGAGGGCGGCCCCGCGCTGCTGGATGAGTTCATGGACGATCTGCGCGAGGAGCATCTGCGCGCGACCCGGACGGTCCCGCGCGATGGCCCGACCGTGCGACAGAAGCTTCAGGCGGCCTACGAAGCCGTCGTCGAAAGGCAGCGTGCTGCGGCGAAAGGCGTCGCGCAACACGATTGA
- a CDS encoding rubrerythrin family protein, with the protein MLLRVFGFGRRPFDSLSEQEMLALAISSEEDDARIYRAYADGLHNEFPQSAKVFEGMADEEDHHRASLIEQHRRRFGDRIPLIRREHVRGFYDRKPDWLVRPLGIDRVRAQAEEMERQAERFYLAAANRTSDASTRKLLGDLAAAEKGHESLARRLEAQHVPENIRGEEARAERRQFILTYVQPGLAGLMDGSVSTLAPIFAAAFATQDTWQTFLVGLSASVGAGISMGFTEAAHDDGKLSGRGSPVKRGLASGIMTAIGGLGHALPYLIPNFWTATGIAAGVVFLELWAIAFIQNRYMETPFLRAAFQVVLGGALVFAAGVLIGNA; encoded by the coding sequence ATGCTTTTGCGTGTTTTCGGCTTTGGCCGGCGTCCATTCGATTCCTTGAGCGAACAGGAGATGCTGGCGCTGGCCATATCCTCCGAGGAGGACGATGCGCGCATCTATCGCGCCTATGCCGATGGTTTGCACAATGAATTCCCGCAATCCGCCAAGGTTTTTGAGGGCATGGCGGACGAGGAGGACCACCATCGCGCCAGTCTGATCGAGCAGCATCGGCGGCGCTTCGGCGACCGCATCCCGCTCATCCGCCGCGAGCATGTGCGCGGTTTCTACGATCGCAAGCCGGACTGGCTGGTCCGGCCGCTCGGCATCGATCGCGTACGCGCGCAGGCGGAGGAGATGGAGCGGCAGGCCGAGCGCTTTTATCTGGCCGCCGCCAATCGCACGTCAGATGCCTCCACGCGAAAACTGCTCGGCGACCTCGCGGCGGCCGAGAAGGGTCACGAATCGCTCGCCCGCCGCCTCGAGGCGCAGCATGTGCCGGAAAATATTCGGGGCGAGGAGGCGCGTGCCGAGCGGCGGCAGTTCATCCTCACCTATGTGCAGCCCGGACTGGCGGGACTGATGGATGGTTCTGTGTCGACGCTGGCGCCGATCTTCGCCGCGGCCTTTGCCACGCAGGACACCTGGCAAACCTTTCTCGTCGGCCTGTCAGCCTCGGTCGGCGCCGGCATCTCCATGGGCTTCACCGAAGCGGCACATGACGACGGCAAGCTGTCCGGCCGGGGCTCGCCGGTCAAGCGCGGTCTGGCGTCGGGCATCATGACGGCGATCGGCGGCCTCGGTCACGCGCTGCCCTATCTCATCCCGAATTTCTGGACCGCGACCGGCATCGCGGCGGGAGTCGTCTTTCTCGAACTCTGGGCGATCGCCTTCATCCAGAACCGCTACATGGAAACGCCGTTCCTCCGGGCGGCCTTTCAGGTGGTGCTCGGCGGCGCGCTGGTCTTCGCCGCCGGCGTGCTGATCGGCAACGCCTGA
- a CDS encoding BMP family protein, with amino-acid sequence MSSIANIRFGAPTRRNILKAAGAGAALGVLGGFAGRAFAQEKLRVAAIYTVPFEQQWVSRLHKAANTAKDRGDIDYVATENVSNTDYERVMREYAEAGNKLILGEVFGVEDAARTVAKDYPDVAFLMGSSFKPDAALPNFSTFDNYIQDASYLTGIIAGAMTRSKNIGMVGGYPIPEVNRLMNAFMAGVKEVAPDTKFQVSFIGSWFDPPKAKETAFAQIDGGADLLYAERFGVSDAAKEKGVLAIGNVIDTQADYPDTVVASALWHFEPTLDHAIAQVKAGAFKAEDYGVYSFMKEGGCSIAPLGTFEGKVPDDVKAKVAEKEKAIKDGSFTVEINDAEPKSS; translated from the coding sequence ATGTCCAGCATTGCGAACATACGGTTCGGCGCGCCGACGCGTCGTAACATCCTCAAGGCAGCAGGCGCCGGCGCGGCCCTTGGCGTGCTCGGCGGCTTCGCGGGTCGCGCCTTCGCGCAAGAGAAGCTGAGGGTCGCGGCGATCTACACCGTGCCTTTCGAACAGCAATGGGTGAGCCGGCTGCACAAGGCGGCCAACACGGCGAAGGACCGCGGCGACATCGACTATGTCGCGACAGAGAACGTCTCCAACACCGACTATGAGCGCGTCATGCGCGAATATGCGGAAGCCGGCAACAAGCTGATCCTCGGCGAGGTGTTCGGTGTGGAGGACGCCGCCCGCACCGTCGCCAAGGACTATCCGGACGTGGCGTTCCTGATGGGCTCCAGCTTCAAGCCGGATGCGGCGCTGCCGAATTTCTCGACCTTCGACAACTATATCCAGGACGCCTCTTATCTGACCGGCATCATCGCCGGAGCCATGACCAGGTCGAAGAATATCGGCATGGTCGGCGGCTATCCGATTCCCGAAGTGAACCGGCTGATGAACGCTTTCATGGCCGGCGTGAAGGAAGTGGCGCCTGACACCAAATTCCAGGTGTCCTTCATCGGCTCGTGGTTCGACCCACCCAAGGCCAAGGAGACCGCCTTCGCCCAGATCGACGGCGGCGCGGACCTGCTCTATGCCGAGCGCTTCGGCGTTTCCGACGCGGCCAAGGAGAAGGGCGTGCTGGCCATAGGCAACGTCATCGACACGCAGGCCGACTATCCGGATACGGTCGTCGCCTCCGCGCTCTGGCATTTCGAGCCGACGCTCGACCACGCCATCGCGCAGGTGAAGGCCGGGGCCTTCAAGGCCGAGGATTATGGCGTCTACTCCTTCATGAAGGAGGGCGGCTGCTCCATCGCGCCGCTCGGCACTTTCGAGGGCAAGGTGCCCGACGACGTGAAGGCCAAGGTCGCCGAGAAGGAAAAGGCCATCAAGGACGGCTCGTTCACCGTCGAGATCAACGACGCCGAGCCCAAGTCGAGCTGA